A stretch of Onychomys torridus chromosome 2, mOncTor1.1, whole genome shotgun sequence DNA encodes these proteins:
- the Mutyh gene encoding adenine DNA glycosylase isoform X1, with translation MKKLRASVRSHRKPLANHQRRRKCALSSSQATPSAPDGQAKQKGEELLQASASPYHLFRDVADVTAFRRSLLSWYDQEKRDLPWRRWVQEEASLDRRAYAVWVSEVMLQQTQVATVIDYYNRWMQKWPTLQDLASASLEEVNQLWSGLGYYSRGRRLQEGARKVVEELGGHMPRTAEALQQLLPGVGRYTAGAIASIAFDQVTGVVDGNVLRVLCRARAIGADPSSTLVSHHLWSLAHQLVDPARPGDFNQAAMELGATVCTPQHPLCSRCPIQNLCQAYQRVKREQLSALPGSPDVEECALKTRQCQLCLPPTKPWDPALGVTNFPRKASRRPPREEYSATCVLERPSATGSPLILLVQRPNSGLLAGLWEFPSVALEPSEQHQHKDLLQELQSWSGPLPAARPQHLGEVTHVFSHIKLTYQVYSLALEGQTPVAPAPPGARWLTWEEFHSAAVSTAVKKVFRMYEDHRRGTCKGSKRSRMSTPSSRKKPSGGQQILDSFFQPRISNSTAQ, from the exons ATGAAGAAGCTGCGAGCATCTGTAAGGAGTCACAGAAAGCCACTAGCCAACCaccagagaaggagaaaatgtGCCCTTAGCAGCAgccaggccacaccttctgcccCTGATG GCCAGGCCAAGCAGAAGGGAGAAGAGTTACTGCAGGCCTCCGCCTCCCCGTACCATCTGTTCAGAGACGTGGCCGACGTCACAGCTTTCCGAAGGAGCTTGCTCAGCTGGTATGACCAAGAGAAGCGGGACCTGCCTTGGAGAAGATGG GTCCAGGAGGAGGCCAGTTTGGACAGGCGAGCCTATGCTG TGTGGGTGTCAGAGGTTATGCTGCAGCAGACCCAAGTTGCCACAGTGATCGACTATTATAACCGATGGATGCAG AAGTGGCCAACACTTCAGGATCTGGCCAGTGCTTCCCTGGAG GAGGTGAACCAGCTTTGGTCTGGCCTGGGCTATTATTCTCGAGGCCGCCGGCTGCAGGAGGGAGCTAGGAAG GTGGTGGAGGAGCTGGGAGGTCATATGCCCCGGACAGCAGAGGccctgcagcagctcctgcctggCGTGGGGCGGTACACAGCCGGAGCCATTGCTTCGATTGCCTTTGACCAG GTAACTGGTGTGGTGGATGGGAATGTTTTACGGGTGCTGTGCCGTGCCCGTGCCATTGGTGCCGATCCCAGCAGCACCCTTGTCTCTCATCACCTCTG GAGCCTAGCTCATCAGCTAGTGGATCCAGCCCGGCCTGGGGACTTCAATCAAGCAGCCATGGAGCTGGGGGCCACAGTGTGTACCCCGCAGCACCCTCTCTGCAGCCGGTGCCCTATACAGAACCTATGCCAGGCATACCAGCGG gTGAAGCGGGAACAGCTCTCAGCCTTGCCAGGCAGTCCTGACGTAGAGGAGTGTG CTCTTAAGACTAGACAGTGCCAGCTTTGCCTACCTCCCACAAAACCCTGGGACCCCGCTCTGGGAGTGACCAACTTTCCTCGAAAGGCCAGCCGTAGGCCTCCCAGGGAGGAGTACTCTGCCACCTGTGTTCTGGAGCGGCCCAGCGCCACCGGGAGCCCCCTCATCCTGCTGGTCCAAAGGCCTAACTCGG GTCTGCTGGCAGGTCTGTGGGAGTTTCCGTCTGTCGCCCTGGAGCCCTCAGAACAGCATCAACACAAAGACCTTCTACAGGAACTGCAGAGCTGGTCTGGACCCCTCCCGGCCGCTCGTCCCCAGCACCTGGGGGAG GTGACCCATGTCTTCTCTCACATCAAACTGACGTATCAAGTGTATAGTCTGGCCCTGGAAGGACAGACCCCCGTGGCCCCTGCACCTCCTGGCGCTCGATGGTTGACTTGGGAGGAATTCCACAGTGCAGCTGTCTCCACTGCCGTGAAAAAG GTATTCCGCATGTATGAGGACCATCGGCGAGGGACCTGCAAG GGTTCTAAAAGGTCCCGGATGTCTACTCCATCAAGCCGGAAAAAACCCAGCGGGGGCCAGCAAATCCTGGATAGCTTCTTTCAGCCTCGGATTTCCAACAGTACAGCCCAGTGA
- the Mutyh gene encoding adenine DNA glycosylase isoform X3, producing MKKLRASVRSHRKPLANHQRRRKCALSSSQATPSAPDGQAKQKGEELLQASASPYHLFRDVADVTAFRRSLLSWYDQEKRDLPWRRWVQEEASLDRRAYAVWVSEVMLQQTQVATVIDYYNRWMQKWPTLQDLASASLEEVNQLWSGLGYYSRGRRLQEGARKVVEELGGHMPRTAEALQQLLPGVGRYTAGAIASIAFDQVTGVVDGNVLRVLCRARAIGADPSSTLVSHHLWSLAHQLVDPARPGDFNQAAMELGATVCTPQHPLCSRCPIQNLCQAYQRVKREQLSALPGSPDVEECALKTRQCQLCLPPTKPWDPALGVTNFPRKASRRPPREEYSATCVLERPSATGSPLILLVQRPNSGLLAGLWEFPSVALEPSEQHQHKDLLQELQSWSGPLPAARPQHLGEAWSVSSPAGDPCLLSHQTDVSSV from the exons ATGAAGAAGCTGCGAGCATCTGTAAGGAGTCACAGAAAGCCACTAGCCAACCaccagagaaggagaaaatgtGCCCTTAGCAGCAgccaggccacaccttctgcccCTGATG GCCAGGCCAAGCAGAAGGGAGAAGAGTTACTGCAGGCCTCCGCCTCCCCGTACCATCTGTTCAGAGACGTGGCCGACGTCACAGCTTTCCGAAGGAGCTTGCTCAGCTGGTATGACCAAGAGAAGCGGGACCTGCCTTGGAGAAGATGG GTCCAGGAGGAGGCCAGTTTGGACAGGCGAGCCTATGCTG TGTGGGTGTCAGAGGTTATGCTGCAGCAGACCCAAGTTGCCACAGTGATCGACTATTATAACCGATGGATGCAG AAGTGGCCAACACTTCAGGATCTGGCCAGTGCTTCCCTGGAG GAGGTGAACCAGCTTTGGTCTGGCCTGGGCTATTATTCTCGAGGCCGCCGGCTGCAGGAGGGAGCTAGGAAG GTGGTGGAGGAGCTGGGAGGTCATATGCCCCGGACAGCAGAGGccctgcagcagctcctgcctggCGTGGGGCGGTACACAGCCGGAGCCATTGCTTCGATTGCCTTTGACCAG GTAACTGGTGTGGTGGATGGGAATGTTTTACGGGTGCTGTGCCGTGCCCGTGCCATTGGTGCCGATCCCAGCAGCACCCTTGTCTCTCATCACCTCTG GAGCCTAGCTCATCAGCTAGTGGATCCAGCCCGGCCTGGGGACTTCAATCAAGCAGCCATGGAGCTGGGGGCCACAGTGTGTACCCCGCAGCACCCTCTCTGCAGCCGGTGCCCTATACAGAACCTATGCCAGGCATACCAGCGG gTGAAGCGGGAACAGCTCTCAGCCTTGCCAGGCAGTCCTGACGTAGAGGAGTGTG CTCTTAAGACTAGACAGTGCCAGCTTTGCCTACCTCCCACAAAACCCTGGGACCCCGCTCTGGGAGTGACCAACTTTCCTCGAAAGGCCAGCCGTAGGCCTCCCAGGGAGGAGTACTCTGCCACCTGTGTTCTGGAGCGGCCCAGCGCCACCGGGAGCCCCCTCATCCTGCTGGTCCAAAGGCCTAACTCGG GTCTGCTGGCAGGTCTGTGGGAGTTTCCGTCTGTCGCCCTGGAGCCCTCAGAACAGCATCAACACAAAGACCTTCTACAGGAACTGCAGAGCTGGTCTGGACCCCTCCCGGCCGCTCGTCCCCAGCACCTGGGGGAG GCCTGGTCCGTCTCTTCTCCCGCAGGTGACCCATGTCTTCTCTCACATCAAACTGACGTATCAAGTGTATAG
- the Mutyh gene encoding adenine DNA glycosylase isoform X2, which produces MARPSRREKSYCRPPPPRTICSETWPTSQLSEGACSAGMTKRSGTCLGEDGSRRRPVWTGEPMLKWPTLQDLASASLEEVNQLWSGLGYYSRGRRLQEGARKVVEELGGHMPRTAEALQQLLPGVGRYTAGAIASIAFDQVTGVVDGNVLRVLCRARAIGADPSSTLVSHHLWSLAHQLVDPARPGDFNQAAMELGATVCTPQHPLCSRCPIQNLCQAYQRVKREQLSALPGSPDVEECALKTRQCQLCLPPTKPWDPALGVTNFPRKASRRPPREEYSATCVLERPSATGSPLILLVQRPNSGLLAGLWEFPSVALEPSEQHQHKDLLQELQSWSGPLPAARPQHLGEVTHVFSHIKLTYQVYSLALEGQTPVAPAPPGARWLTWEEFHSAAVSTAVKKVFRMYEDHRRGTCKGSKRSRMSTPSSRKKPSGGQQILDSFFQPRISNSTAQ; this is translated from the exons ATG GCCAGGCCAAGCAGAAGGGAGAAGAGTTACTGCAGGCCTCCGCCTCCCCGTACCATCTGTTCAGAGACGTGGCCGACGTCACAGCTTTCCGAAGGAGCTTGCTCAGCTGGTATGACCAAGAGAAGCGGGACCTGCCTTGGAGAAGATGG GTCCAGGAGGAGGCCAGTTTGGACAGGCGAGCCTATGCTG AAGTGGCCAACACTTCAGGATCTGGCCAGTGCTTCCCTGGAG GAGGTGAACCAGCTTTGGTCTGGCCTGGGCTATTATTCTCGAGGCCGCCGGCTGCAGGAGGGAGCTAGGAAG GTGGTGGAGGAGCTGGGAGGTCATATGCCCCGGACAGCAGAGGccctgcagcagctcctgcctggCGTGGGGCGGTACACAGCCGGAGCCATTGCTTCGATTGCCTTTGACCAG GTAACTGGTGTGGTGGATGGGAATGTTTTACGGGTGCTGTGCCGTGCCCGTGCCATTGGTGCCGATCCCAGCAGCACCCTTGTCTCTCATCACCTCTG GAGCCTAGCTCATCAGCTAGTGGATCCAGCCCGGCCTGGGGACTTCAATCAAGCAGCCATGGAGCTGGGGGCCACAGTGTGTACCCCGCAGCACCCTCTCTGCAGCCGGTGCCCTATACAGAACCTATGCCAGGCATACCAGCGG gTGAAGCGGGAACAGCTCTCAGCCTTGCCAGGCAGTCCTGACGTAGAGGAGTGTG CTCTTAAGACTAGACAGTGCCAGCTTTGCCTACCTCCCACAAAACCCTGGGACCCCGCTCTGGGAGTGACCAACTTTCCTCGAAAGGCCAGCCGTAGGCCTCCCAGGGAGGAGTACTCTGCCACCTGTGTTCTGGAGCGGCCCAGCGCCACCGGGAGCCCCCTCATCCTGCTGGTCCAAAGGCCTAACTCGG GTCTGCTGGCAGGTCTGTGGGAGTTTCCGTCTGTCGCCCTGGAGCCCTCAGAACAGCATCAACACAAAGACCTTCTACAGGAACTGCAGAGCTGGTCTGGACCCCTCCCGGCCGCTCGTCCCCAGCACCTGGGGGAG GTGACCCATGTCTTCTCTCACATCAAACTGACGTATCAAGTGTATAGTCTGGCCCTGGAAGGACAGACCCCCGTGGCCCCTGCACCTCCTGGCGCTCGATGGTTGACTTGGGAGGAATTCCACAGTGCAGCTGTCTCCACTGCCGTGAAAAAG GTATTCCGCATGTATGAGGACCATCGGCGAGGGACCTGCAAG GGTTCTAAAAGGTCCCGGATGTCTACTCCATCAAGCCGGAAAAAACCCAGCGGGGGCCAGCAAATCCTGGATAGCTTCTTTCAGCCTCGGATTTCCAACAGTACAGCCCAGTGA
- the Hpdl gene encoding 4-hydroxyphenylpyruvate dioxygenase-like protein, with translation MAAHARRLCHVAFHVPAGQPLAKDLHRLFGFQPLAVREAGGWRQLALRSGDAVFLVNEGSGPGEPLYGLDPHHSVPSATNLCLDVEDVGGAARALAAQGCVVPVPPTSVRDAQGTAIYTVVSSPAGNLSFTLLQRAGYRGSFLPGFRPLPCTPGPRWVSHVDHLTLACTSGSSPTLRRWFQDCLGFRHLPLSPGEDPELGLEVAAGPGRGGLRLTALQIPPDSTVPTLVLAESLPGPTNKQDQVEQFLARHRGPGLQHIGLYTPNIMEASEGMAKAGGRLLTPPEAYYQQPGKEEQIVAAGHKPSLLERQGILLDGDKDTFLLQVFTKSLFTEDTFFLELIQRQGATGFGQNNIRALWQSVQEEAARAQGA, from the coding sequence ATGGCTGCGCACGCCCGCCGTCTGTGCCATGTCGCTTTCCATGTGCCTGCTGGGCAGCCGCTAGCGAAAGACCTCCACCGCCTCTTCGGCTTCCAGCCCCTGGCGGTGCGGGAAGCAGGCGGCTGGAGACAGCTGGCCCTGCGCAGCGGAGACGCAGTCTTTCTAGTGAACGAGGGCTCGGGGCCGGGGGAGCCACTGTACGGCCTGGATCCGCATCACTCGGTGCCCAGCGCCACGAACCTGTGCTTGGACGTGGAGGATGTGGGCGGTGCCGCCCGGGCGCTGGCAGCACAGGGCTGCGTCGTGCCGGTACCACCCACTAGCGTGAGGGATGCACAGGGCACAGCCATCTACACGGTGGTCAGCTCTCCGGCTGGTAACCTTAGCTTTACGTTGCTGCAGCGTGCTGGCTATCGCGGATCCTTCCTGCCCGGATTCAGACCGCTACCTTGCACACCTGGCCCTCGCTGGGTCAGCCACGTGGACCACTTGACCTTGGCCTGCACCTCTGGCAGCTCCCCTACACTTAGGCGGTGGTTCCAGGACTGCCTAGGGTTTCGTCACTTGCCGCTGAGCCCAGGTGAGGATCCGGAGCTGGGCCTCGAGGTGGCTGCAGGGCCTGGGCGAGGGGGACTACGGCTTACTGCCCTGCAGATCCCACCCGACAGCACCGTCCCGACCCTCGTGCTGGCAGAGTCCCTGCCGGGACCCACCAACAAACAAGACCAGGTAGAGCAATTTCTAGCCCGGCACCGGGGCCCAGGCCTGCAGCACATAGGGCTGTACACTCCCAACATCATGGAAGCTTCTGAGGGGATGGCAAAGGCGGGAGGCCGGCTCCTGACCCCTCCTGAAGCTTACTACCAGCAGCCCGGCAAAGAGGAACAAATCGTAGCTGCCGGGCACAAGCCTAGCCTTCTAGAACGGCAGGGAATTCTACTAGATGGCGACAAAGACACGTTCTTGCTTCAGGTCTTCACCAAGTCCCTCTTCACTGAGGACACCTTCTTTTTGGAGCTGATTCAGAGACAGGGGGCCACAGGCTTTGGCCAGAACAACATCCGGGCACTTTGGCAGTCCGTGCAAGAGGAAGCTGCCAGGGCCCAGGGAGCATAA